ACAGTGCAGATCCGTCCGGGGCTGTCAGTGTATATGTATGCCATCCGTGCCCGTCTATAAATTCTTCCGGCACACCTAGCGTGCCTTTCTGGATTTTGGGGTCTCTGATTTTTTCAATCTCGGAAATCTTAAAGTCTGCTCCCAGTTGATTGAAGCAGGACACTATAGCCTTGGCAGTGCCGGATGTATCGGCTTTGCCCTGCTGATGGCTCTCTGTAACTTGAAGGGTGAATCCTTTGAACAGTCCGGGAAACGTGTTGGCCCCATATTCAAGCATGGCCTGGAGTCCGACAATCTGTTTGGCCATGTTCGGGGCGATGACCGCAGGCATGGATCCGTTGGTGACCGTATGTTCAAGATCCTGTCTGTCTCCGCCCGTGGTGCCCATCACAAATGGGATCTTATGGCGAACATAGAATTTCGCATTGTCATTTACCGCGGTCGGGTGGGTATAATCAACACAGATGCAGCCGGGGTAAGCCTCAAGAATCTCATTGATCTTATCTTCCCTTTCACTGGGTTTTAACAGGGTCACTTCTGCCTGATTCACAGACACCCGGTCCTGGGTTATTTCCTCGCCGGTCAGAGAGAACGGTACAAGTGAAAACCGCCCATCCTTTAACGCGGCAGAAGCCATTATGCGGGCCACGTTGCCGGGCAGTCCGCTGATCATGACGGGTATGCAATTCATTTCAAATCTCCTTGAAGGCTTTGGACAAAATGGGTCAGTCCGGCCAGTTCGGGTTCATTTAGGGTTTTGAGTCGATATTCAAGTTCATTTAAGGCCGGCGGGATATATTGTTCAAATTGGGTTTTGTTTTTAACTCGGGTCAAAAAACCAAATGCACCCAGCATTTGAAGGTTACGTGATATACAACAGTATCTGAAAGAGTGCATAAAAGCATCTATATCAAAGGATACTTTAAGGCCGATTTTTTTCAAAGCATAGTTTATAAGTTGATCCCGGACAACCTGGGGCAGTGTAACATAGGGGTCAATCAAAAGGGAAGCCAGATCATATTGAAAAGGACCTGGCCGAGCTGATTGAAAATCAATGAACCAGGGCCGGCCGTCATGGATCATAATATTTTTCGACTGGCAGTCCCGGTGCATTAGCCCATTCATTGCATGAATCAATGCATTGTCGGCAATATGGGAAAATGGCCGGGCAAAATTTTCAAACGGATCCTTGCTGCCAAGGTATTTATTGACAAAGGCCTGCATAAAATATCTGCATTCCAGATCCAAAATCATCTGTTTTGAGTAGGACGGGGTCTGGCAGGTCCAACGGGTATCAAAATCTTTAATTCCTTTAAAGGAAAAATCAATCAGACTGTCAATGACACGTTGATACCAGTAAATAACCTGGGGTGTGTCCATGCCTTGGATATGGTCGGCCAGATGGGTACCGCCAAGATCTGCCACGGCCACCTGCCCTGAAATGGTGTCATGGCCCAAAATTTGAGGGACTGCAATGCCTTTGGCGGTCAAATGTTTCCCGATTTTTATAAATGCATTCAACTGGGCTGTGCCGTTGTTGGTTTGGGCCGCATCCACGCAGATGCCGTGATCTGAAAGAATCAGGCTTTTTCCTTGGTGGCGGGCACGAAACCAGAGACGGTCCGAGCCGTCCCCTGCTATGGACTGGATGTCTATATCATTTATATGAGACGGAGCTATGCCAAAAATTTGAGCGGCCAGGCATTCCCTGGATGTGTGTTGGTAATCCTGAGGGGTGCCCATATCCCGCCAATAAAATTGTTTGGCTTTGACCGCAGAAATTTTTCCCAGTTCACATACCTTTTTATATACATCAATACTTGAAAATATTTTTTCAGGGGGCATGTATTCAAAAATATCCGGGGATATGGCCTGAATTCCCGTGAATGCAAGACCGGATTCAGGTGCCTGGGAAAAATGCTTGACAACGCCCAGTTCCGGGGTTGTTTGATCCACACAAAGGGTATTAAACCGGTAGCAGTCGTGGACCAACAAAGTCGCAAGGGCTTTGGATGCCTTGTGGCAGGCCATGAGGTATGACAGATCAAAATTACAGAGCACATCTGCATTAATCACAAAAAAATCATCATCTGCCAACCTCGCGCCAAGGTTGGCTATCGCCCCGCCTGTATCGAGAATTACGGGCTCAAAAACTACTTCCAACACTTGTTTTGATGGGTGGCTATCAACAAACTGTGCTACAGCGTTTGCCAGATGGTGCGAATTGATAAAAATCTTTGTGCAACCGGCATCTAAAAGATGGTTAACTGCATAATCAAGTACCGGCCGGCCGTTGATGGTGAAAAGGGGTTTGGGTAATTGCTGTGTATAGGGCAGAAGCCTTGTGCCAAACCCGGCTGCAAGTATCAGGGCTTTCATGATGTCAGCTTGAGATCCGCCTGGAAAGCAGGTCAATGATCTCTTTGTATTCGTCTATGCGGACCTGGTCTCCAGAGCCGTTAATATGGTTTTTGGCAAAATAGTTCACAGCGTTGCGGTAGTTGATCAAAGACAAGGATTCCTTGCGTACTACCTGGTTGCGTTTGTAAAGTTTGGTGCCGAATGAGAGCAGTTTTTTTGCTCGCTCTTTGATGTCATATTTATCTGTCTTCTCTTTTTCCAGAAACACAAGGCAGGTCATATAGGATTCAAAGAAGGGAATGAGAAAGGCTGCAAACCATTTAAGTTTTCTCAATCCTTCCGATGTCAGGTTAAAGGTGTCGGCATATTCCGCATCAGGCACAAGGATACCCTCGTTGACAAATCCTTTCAGAGCCGTTGAGATTTGATTTTGTGGTGAAATCTGTTCATCAAATGAAAATTCGTCCGTGAACAGTTTTTGTAAAAAATTATATCTGGATACAAGATCCTGCATTTCAAACTTGAACCGGTCTATTTCTATAATGGCCGCAGCCGTATATGCAGCAGGCACAAAGAAGCAGATGACCGAATTTTTATAGTAGTCCAGAACCGGCCTTTTGTTGTGCTTGACAATGAGCATGGTGGTGTCAGTGATTTCATCTTCATCCTCATCGGCAAGCTCAATGAAATTTCTGGAGAGAAAATTTTCAATGACTGAAACAAAGGCATTGTCCGGGTCAATCATCAATGTGTCGGATAGGTATGCCCCGTGATAGACCAGATGATTCATGTAGGTGTTTACCCGGGCAAACATCTGTTGTTTTGTAAATGTGTTTTCCGAGCAGTTCAGGATGCCGGAGGCAATAATTCCATGGGGTGTGGCAACGGTATTGTCGTTGATATGATTGATCAGTTTGTATCCAAAGCCCTTGACAAAGTGACTGAACTCCGGGTCACTGAATTTTCTGAGATCAACGCCTTTTTCTTCCATATATGCGTTCATGGAGATCGGCGCATCGAATTTAATGTATACTTTGCCGTATTTGCGTTTTAAAAACTTGCGTGTATTCAACAGGCCTTTGAGATTTTCAGGTGTTTTGTTGCCACCTTCGATCTCTTTAAGATACGCGTCTTCTTCCAAAACCCTGTCATATCCCACATAAATTGGCACAAAATAGAGGTCTTCACAGGCGCCGCTTAAGAATGCCCGGATGATCATGGACAGTCCGCCGATTTTGGGTGGCAGTACTTTTCCTGTCCGGCTTC
This window of the uncultured Desulfobacter sp. genome carries:
- a CDS encoding sugar phosphate nucleotidyltransferase, which gives rise to MKALILAAGFGTRLLPYTQQLPKPLFTINGRPVLDYAVNHLLDAGCTKIFINSHHLANAVAQFVDSHPSKQVLEVVFEPVILDTGGAIANLGARLADDDFFVINADVLCNFDLSYLMACHKASKALATLLVHDCYRFNTLCVDQTTPELGVVKHFSQAPESGLAFTGIQAISPDIFEYMPPEKIFSSIDVYKKVCELGKISAVKAKQFYWRDMGTPQDYQHTSRECLAAQIFGIAPSHINDIDIQSIAGDGSDRLWFRARHQGKSLILSDHGICVDAAQTNNGTAQLNAFIKIGKHLTAKGIAVPQILGHDTISGQVAVADLGGTHLADHIQGMDTPQVIYWYQRVIDSLIDFSFKGIKDFDTRWTCQTPSYSKQMILDLECRYFMQAFVNKYLGSKDPFENFARPFSHIADNALIHAMNGLMHRDCQSKNIMIHDGRPWFIDFQSARPGPFQYDLASLLIDPYVTLPQVVRDQLINYALKKIGLKVSFDIDAFMHSFRYCCISRNLQMLGAFGFLTRVKNKTQFEQYIPPALNELEYRLKTLNEPELAGLTHFVQSLQGDLK
- the dapB gene encoding dihydrodipicolinate reductase is translated as MNCIPVMISGLPGNVARIMASAALKDGRFSLVPFSLTGEEITQDRVSVNQAEVTLLKPSEREDKINEILEAYPGCICVDYTHPTAVNDNAKFYVRHKIPFVMGTTGGDRQDLEHTVTNGSMPAVIAPNMAKQIVGLQAMLEYGANTFPGLFKGFTLQVTESHQQGKADTSGTAKAIVSCFNQLGADFKISEIEKIRDPKIQKGTLGVPEEFIDGHGWHTYTLTAPDGSALFELKHNINGRQIYASGTFDAVVFLQHRIDTNNFDQKLFTMIDVLTAGK